The Carassius gibelio isolate Cgi1373 ecotype wild population from Czech Republic chromosome A24, carGib1.2-hapl.c, whole genome shotgun sequence genome window below encodes:
- the LOC127946182 gene encoding calcium/calmodulin-dependent protein kinase II inhibitor 2-like yields MSEVLPYNEGKMNGYGADSDVSQLSFSCRLQDTNSFFGTSQSKRPPKLGQIGRAKHVVIEDDRIDEVLKGMTDKSTPGV; encoded by the exons ATGTCCGAAGTGCTGCCATACAACGAGGGGAAGATGAACGGCTACGGGGCGGACAGTGATGTCAGTCAGCTCTCCTTCAGCTGTCGACTGCAAGACACGAACTCGTTCTTCGGAACGTCACAGTCCAAAAGGCCACCGAAACTCGGGCAGATTGGCAGGGCAAAACACG TGGTCATCGAAGATGACCGAATAGACGAAGTTCTCAAAGGGATGACAGACAAGTCAACTCCCGGTGTGTAA
- the LOC127946173 gene encoding acetylcholine receptor subunit delta-like — MMKSFLHLFTVSFFSFFLQGCWGRNEEERLINYLFKERGYNKELRPVQNKDDTVDIYLALTLSNLISLKEVDETLLTNVWMEHGWTDYRLEWNETEFDNIPVLRLPPSMVWLPEIVLENNNDAQFQVAYYCNVLIYPSGYVYWLPPAIFRSSCSINVNYFPFDWQNCSLKFSSLTYNAKEISLHLKEEQNEEGKSYKVEWIVIDPEGFTENGEWEIVHKPARNNIYKNIPVESNKHQDITFYLIIRRKPLFYVVNIIIPCMLISFLASLVYYLPADSGEKMTLSISVLLAQSVFLLLISQRLPETSMAVPLIVKYLMFIMVLVTVVVLNCVIVLNLHFRTPSTHVMTEWTREFFLERLPRLLHMSRPADDKPSLEGALPRRSSSLGYIAQAEEYYSVKSRSELMFEKQSERHGMAARPTPKATYTSSNDSEMSDQLYNEMKPAVEGANYIVKHMHEKNDYNEEKDNWSGIARTVDRLCFYVVTPVMTLGTICIFLMGIYNQPPALPFQGDTFTYTEENKRFS, encoded by the exons ATGATGAAAAGCTTTCTACATCTGTTCACGGTgtcctttttttccttctttctccAAG GATGTTGGGGCCGGAATGAAGAGGAACGCCTCATAAACTACCTTTTTAAGGAGCGTGGCTACAACAAAGAGCTTCGTCCGGTCCAAAATAAAGATGATACTGTAGACATTTATCTTGCACTGACACTTTCTAATCTTATTTCCTTG AAAGAAGTTGATGAAACATTACTAACAAATGTGTGGATGGAGCAT GGCTGGACTGATTATAGACTCGAGTGGAATGAAACAGAGTTTGATAACATTCCCGTCCTGCGCCTGCCGCCAAGTATGGTCTGGTTACCAGAGATTGTTCTCGAAAACAA caATGATGCCCAGTTCCAGGTGGCCTATTACTGCAATGTGTTGATCTATCCCAGTGGATATGTGTACTGGTTGCCTCCAGCTATATTTCGAAGCTCCTGCTCGATAAACGTCAACTACTTCCCTTTCGATTGGCAGAACTGCTCACTAAAGTTTAG CTCATTAACTTACAATGCCAAAGAGATTAGTTTACATCTGAAAGAGGAGCAGAACGAAGAGGGAAAGTCCTACAAGGTGGAATGGATCGTTATTGATCCGGAGGGATTCACAG AAAATGGCGAGTGGGAAATAGTTCACAAGCCTGCCAGgaacaacatttataaaaacatcCCAGTGGAAAGCAACAAGCACCAGGATATTACCTTTTATCTCATCATTAGACGTAAACCCCTGTTCTACGTTGTCAATATAATCATTCCCTGCATGCTCATCTCTTTCCTGGCTTCACTCGTCTACTACCTGCCTGCGGACA GTGGTGAGAAGATGACATTGTCCATCTCTGTGCTGCTGGCTCAGTCTGTGTTTCTGCTGCTAATTTCACAGCGTCTGCCTGAGACGTCTATGGCAGTTCCCTTAATTGTGAA GTATCTGATGTTTATCATGGTATTGGTCACTGTGGTGGTGCTGAATTGCGTAATCGTGCTCAACTTGCATTTTCGGACCCCCAGCACCCATGTCATGACCGAATGGACCAGAGAG TTCTTTTTGGAGCGACTGCCTCGTCTTCTCCACATGTCCCGTCCAGCCGATGACAAACCCAGCCTGGAGGGAGCGCTGCCACGGCGTTCCAGCTCACTGGGGTACATCGCCCAGGCCGAGGAGTACTACAGTGTTAAATCACGCAGCGAACTGATGTTTGAGAAGCAGTCTGAGAGGCATGGCATGGCTGCTCGCCCAACTCCCAAAGCTA CGTACACATCCAGTAATGACTCAGAGATGTCGGATCAGCTGTACAACGAGATGAAGCCAGCTGTTGAAGGAGCCAATTACATCGTTAAGCACATGCACGAAAAAAATGACTATAATGAG GAAAAGGACAACTGGAGTGGGATTGCCAGAACAGTGGACCGACTCTGCTTCTATGTGGTCACTCCAGTTATGACATTAGGAACCATCTGCATCTTCCTGATGGGCATCTACAACCAGCCTCCAGCGCTGCCCTTCCAGGGAGACACTTTCACCTATACAGAAGAAAACAAGCGCTTCTCATGA